A segment of the Streptomyces sp. NBC_01235 genome:
AGCTGGGCGGCCACCAGCAGGTCGTCGTTCTCGAACGGGATACGTTCCGGACGGCGCAGGAAGACCGCGGCGCCGATCACCCGGCGCCGGCCGCGCAACGGGGCCAGGATCGCCCGCTGGCCGCCCGGGACGACCAATGTGCTGTCCTCGCCCAGGAGTTCGGGCAGCGCGGCGCGCGCGGCCGGATTGTCGGCGAACACCGGACGCACCCCGCGCAGCACCTCCGCCAGCGCCCCGCCGGGCCGCACCTCGCACAGCTCCACGACCGCCGCCGACAGCTCGGCGGTCAGCTCCGCCGGCTCCGGCGGCGGCAGCGCCAGCGCCGCGAAGCCCGTCTCGGTGTCCCGCTCCTCGGGGATGCGGTCGGTGCGGCGCAGCCGCAGCATGATGCGGTCCGCCGCGGGCCGCTCGTCGCCGACGGGCAGCGGGTCGCGCAGATAGACGAGGATCGCGTCGGAGAAGGTCGGCACGGTGGCCCGGCACAGCCCCATCACGATCTCGTCGAGGTCCAGTCCGCGGGCGATCCGCCGGGTCGCGGCGCCCACGAAGCGCAGCCGGTCCCCGTCCCGCCGCATCGGCGTGGGCCGACCGGGCGCCACCGTCCCTCCTCCGCGCCGGTCCTGCCCGCCGGAAGCCCGCTCGGTGAGCGCGTCCGCGCCCGGCTGGGCCGGGATGGACTCGGGCACGGGGCGCGGCCGGTGGGTGTCGGGCTCGGCGGACCCCGAAGGCTGGGAGTGCTCGGTGTCGGCGGACCCCGAAGGCTGGGAGTGCTCGGTGTCGGCGGAGGAACCGGTCTCCGCCCCGGTTGCGTCCTTGCCCGCGGATCCCTGGCCGTTCTGGCCGCCCATGTTGCCCTTTCCACCCTTGCCGCACGGCGTCGTCGTACCCGAGGCGTCCGGTGGTAAGGCGGGCGGGGCCTGTGCGGGCTCCGGGGTATGCAGCAGTGCCCCACGAGGGTCCGTGGGGTCGACGCCCTGGGGGCGTTCGTAGGAGATGGGCTGCTCCGTCACGCGTGTCGAATCCGTCCGTCCGGGGCTGCGCGCCGCGCGCGCAGTTGGTCCCGCAGGAAACCCGATACCCGGAATACGTGTCCCCGGAACGGAATTCCCGCGTGGTCAGAGGTTGTTCCTGTGCCACCGGTGGACCGCGCGCGACCCTGGGGGCCGACGACGAACCTCCCGCCGGTGTTGCCCTCGTGCCCCTCGCTCACGTCCTGCCGCCCCTCGGTGACGTTCGGTCAGACCCGGCATCTGCTCCGGGAGTTACTGCCAGCGTGCCTTGCGGAGGACGATCCTACGTTTGTTGCCCGGGGGCGCATCAAGGGTCTCATGTGGACATGTGCGCGGGAGTACGGTCCCAGTCCTCCGGCAGCAACGGTACGGCCCAGGACGGATCCGGGCGCCAGGTCTGCCAACCCTCGTCGAACGGCGACCCCCAGGCGCCGATCACCTCCACCGCACGGCGGCCCGCCTCCCGCACCTGTTCGGCGACCGTGGCGTCCATCAGTCCGTCCTGCTGCGCCTGCGCGAACTCGTCCTCGTCGCGCCAGCCCCAACTGCGATCCGGGTAGACACAGATGTCCAGGAAGTGGTCCTCCGAGTCCACCCCGCCGGCCCAACGGACCAGCGGCAGCTCAAGATTGACGTACCAGTTCTTGAACTGCCAGCCCGGCTCCCAGAACAGCCACACCGACCAGGGCTCGCCAGGCCGGGCCAGCTTCAGCACACCGGTGCCGAACCAGCGGTCGCGCTGCACGGTCCGCGGCTTGGTGTACCGGGTGTGCAGCGGCTCCTGGTGCAGCGGGGTGCCGTCCGCCAGCACGGGCCGCACGCACTCCGTGCCCGGCGCCATCCACACGGCGAGCACGTCCTCGTCGTCCCGCACGACGGTGACCGGACGGGCGATGTGGAAGCGCGCTCCGCCGTTCTCCCGGTAGCGCCACAGGATCCGGTCCCCGGACTCCCAGAAGGCCGCCGCACCGCCCGTTCCCACGCGTCTCACCGCTCCGCCGTCTGCCATGCACAGATATTAGGTGCCATGGCCATACGACGCTGCGGCGCGCGTCACGGTTCTCGCGCCGGGGCACGAAAGGTTACGGGTGCGTCATCCGCAGGACATCCAGGGCCTCGTCGAGCTGCTGGAGCGTCAGATCACCGCGCTCCACATACCCTCCTTCGAGGACGGTCTGCCGGATCGTCTTCCGCTCCGCGAGGGCCTTCTTGGCGACCTTCGCGGCCTCCTCGTACCCGATGTACCTGTTCAGCGGCGTGACCACGGACGGCGAGGACTCGGCGTACTCGCGGGCGCGTTCGCGGTGCGCGACGATCCCGTCGACCGTCCGGTCCGCCAGCAGCCGTGAGACGTTGGCGAGCAGCCGGACCGACTCCAGGACGTTCTTGGCGATCACCGGCAGCATGACGTTGAGCTCGAAGTTGCCGGCCGCGCCGGCGGTGGCGACCGTGGCGTCATTGCCGACGACCTGCGCGGCGACCATGAGCACCGCCTCCGGGATCACCGGGTTGACCTTGCCGGGCATGATCGAGGAGCCGGGCTGGAGGTCCGGCAGACTGATCTCGGCCAGTCCGGTGCGCGGCCCCGAGGCCATCCACCGCAGATCGTTGGCGATCTTCGTCAGCCCGACCGCGATGGTACGCAGCTGCCCGCTGGTCTCGACGATCCCGTCCCGCGCGCCCTGCGCCTCGAAGTGGTCGCGCGCCTCGGTCAGCGGCAGTCCGGTGACCCGGGCGACCTCCTCGATGACGGCGGCGGCGAATCCGGGCGGCGTGTTGATCCCGGTGCCGACGGCGGTGCCGCCCAGCGGCAGCTCGGCGAGCCGGGGGAGGGAGGCGTGCAGCCGCTCGACGCCGTACCGCACCTGGGCGGCGTACCCGCCGAACTCCTGGCCCAGGGTGACGGGCGTGGCGTCCATCAGATGCGTCCGCCCCGACTTCACCACGTCGGCGAACTCCTCCGACTTGCGCTCCAGGGAAGCCGCCAGATGTTCCAGGGCCGGGATCAGGTCCCGGGTGACGGCGGCGGTGGCCGCGATGTGGATCGACGACGGGAAGACGTCGTTGGAGGACTGCGACGCGTTGACGTGGTCGTTGGGGTGCACCTCCCGCCCCAGCCGCTCACCGGCCAGCGTGGCGATGACCTCGTTGGTGTTCATGTTGGACGAGGTTCCCGAGCCGGTCTGGAACACGTCGACCGGGAAGTGCTCGTCCCACCTGCCCTCGGCCGCCTCCCCGGCCGCCTCCTGAATCGCCTCGGCGATCTCCTTGTCGAGCACTCCGAGTTCGGCGTTCACCTTGGCGGCGGCACCCTTGATCCGGGCCAGCGCCTCGATGTGCGCGCGCTCGATGCGTTGCCCGGAGACGGGGAAGTTCTCGACGGCGCGCTGCGTCTGGGCCCGCCACTTGGCGTGCGCGGGGACGCGGACCTCGCCCATGGAGTCGTGCTCGATGCGGTAGTCGCTCATGCCCGGTACAGCGATCGGGACGGCACGGTTGTTCCGCACCTCACCCGAACGTGTGGCGGCGATGTGACCCAGGTCTCAGCGCGGCCGTGCAGCAGTCGAGGGCGTGTTCACGTCGAGGACGGGTGACAGGAAGGGAGGAGCGTGTGGAGACGGACTTCCATGAGTTCGTGGCCGCTCGATCGGCCGCGTTATTCAGGGGCGCACTCGTCCTCACGGGAGACCGTGAGGCGGCGGAGGACCTGGTCCAGGAGACCCTGGAGAAGGCCTGCCGCAAGTGGCGCACCATCGCCGCGAAGGACGCTCCGGACGCCTACGTCCGGCGGATCATGGTGAACCTGGCCAACGACCGCTGGCGGAGATTCCGCCGACTGACCACGACTCACCACCCCGAAGGCGGCGACACCGTCGCCCCAAGGGACGAGTACGGGCAGGTCGACAGCAGGGACCAGTTGGTGCGCGCGTTGCAGCAACTGCCCATGCGGATGCGGACCGTGGTGGTGCTGCGATACTTCGACGACCTCTCGGACGGCGAGATAGCGGCCGACCTCGGCATCACGCCGAGTACGGTCCGCTCCCAGCTGGCCCGGGGCATCGAGAAGCTCAGAAGTCAGTTCCCCGCGCTCTCCGGCCCTTCACCGCGGCGGCACACGGAAGGAATCCGATGACCTCGTACGGCGATGCACGGCCTTCCGGCCGCACACCTTTCGAAGAGGAACTGACCACCGCCATGAACCGATTCGCGAACTCCGCCGAGACCCCCGACTTCGACGCGCCGCAGATCCTGCGCCGCACCCGTCGCCGTCGGACCATCGGCATCGCCGCCGTCGCCGCCGCCCTCATCGCGGCGGGCGGCGGGACGGCCCTGGCCACCTCGGTCGCGAGCAACAGCGGCAGCTCGACCCCGGCGGCGACCGGCACGGTCGTCAAGAACGACGACGCCACCACCCTGCTCTACGTCTTCGGCGACGGTACGACCACGCGGCTCCCCCTCGCGGGCCTCAGCCTGGACATGGCCAAGCCGGTGCTCGAGAAGACGCAGACGAAACTCGGCACCGTCACCAAGAAGGCCGTCAAGGGCTGCAAGCCGACCTCGGTGCTCGAGGTGACCCCGCACGCCCCGAAGACCATCAAGCCGGGCGACACGGTCGACTTCACCATCTGCGTCGGCTGACCGGGCCCTGACCTGACGACGACGCCCGCCCCTGCGTCAATCAGGGGCGGGCGTCCGTCACAGGATCACACGCATCACACCAGACCCGGACCCCGCACCGGAATCGACGTGAACGTCGGCGCGGGCGCCGGGTCCTTGAAGAAGTCGTTGCCCTTGTCGTCGACGACGACGAACGCCGGGAAGTCCTCGACCTCGATCTTCCAGACGGCCTCCATGCCGAGCTCCTCGTACTCGACGACCTCGACCTTCTTGATGCAGTCCTGGGCGAGCCGGGCGGCGGGGCCGCCGATGGAGCCGAGGTAGAAGCCGCCGTGGGTGCCGCAGGCGTCGGTGACCTGCTGCGAGCGGTTGCCCTTCGCCAGCATCACCTTGGAACCGCCCGCCGCCTGGAACTGCTCCACGTAGGAGTCCATCCGGCCGGCGGTCGTCGGCCCGAAGGAACCGGAGGCGTAGCCCTCGGGGGTCTTGGCCGGGCCCGCGTAGTACACCGGGTGGTCCTTCAGGTACTGCGGCATCTCCTCGCCCGCGTCAAGGCGCTCCTTGATCTTGGCGTGCGCGATGTCACGGGCCACGACCAGCGGACCGGAGAGCGAGAGCCGGGTCTTCACCGGGTACTTGGTCAGCTCGGCGAGGATGTCGTCCATCGGCTGGTTCAGGTCGATGCGGACGACGTCGGAGGACTCGTCGAGGTGCTCGTCGGTCGTGTCCGGCAGGAAGCGCGCCGGGTCCGTCTCCAGCTGCTCCAGGAAGACGCCCTCGGCGGTGATCTTCGCGACGGCCTGACGGTCGGCGGAGCAGGACACGGCGATGGCGACCGGGCAGGACGCGCCGTGCCGCGGCAGACGCACCACGCGCACGTCGTGGCAGAAGTACTTGCCGCCGAACTGCGCGCCGATCCCGATCTTCTGCGTCAGCTCGAAGACCTTCTCCTCCAGCTCCTTGTCCCGGAAGCCGTGCCCGAGCGGCGAACCCTCGGCCGGGATCTCGTCCAGGTAGTGCGCGGAGGCGTACTTCGCGGTCTTCAGCGCGTACTCGGCCGACGTGCCGCCGACGACGATCGCCAGGTGGTACGGCGGGCAGGCGGCCGTGCCCAGCGAACGGATCTTCTCCTCCAGGAACTTCATCATGGAGGCCTCGTTCAGGACGGCCTTCGTCTCCTGGTAGAGGAACGACTTGTTGGCCGAGCCGCCGCCCTTGGCCATGAACAGGAACTTGTACGCGCCGCCGTCGGTCGCGTACAGCTCGATCTGTGCCGGGAGGTTGGAGCCGGTGTTCTTCTCGTCCCACATGGTGAGCGGGGCCATCTGCGAGTAGCGCAGGTTGAGGTTCAGGTACGCGTCGTAGATGCCGCGCGAGAGGGCCGCCTCGTCGCCGCCCTCCGTGAGGACGTTCTGCCCGCGCTTGCCCATGACGATCGCCGTGCCGGTGTCCTGGCACATGGGGAGCACCCCGGCGGCCGCGATGTTCGCGTTCTTCAGCAGGTCCAGCGCGACGAACTTGTCGTTGCCGGAGGCCTCGGGGTCGTCGATGATGCGACGCAGCTGCGCGAGGTGGGCCGGGCGCAGGTAGTGCTGGATGTCGTGGATCGCCTCCTCGGCGAGCTTGCGCAGCGCCTCCGGGTCCACCTTGAGGAACGTCCGTCCGTCGGCCTCGAAGGTGGAGACACCCTCGGAGGTCACCAGCCGGTAGGGGGTGGTGTCCTCTCCCAGCGGGAGCAGATCGGTGTACTCGAACTCAGGCATCTCGCCCATTCCTCACTCGACAGACGGCGGCCCGCCGACGCCGGCGGGCGTCCACCAGCGTAGAACCTGCGGCTGACAGCGAGCTTGTGAGGTAAGGCTCAGTTCGGGGGTATCGCGATCTATCGTGTGTGGGTACCCTGCTGTCGTGGACCTTCAGAAGCAGACCGCCGCACCCACGCCGGCCGCCGAGTTGCGCGCCTCCGACGCCGACCGTGACCGTATCGCCGACATGCTGCGCGAGGCGCTCGCGGAGGGCCGGCTGACCGCCGACGAGCACGCCGAGCGCGTCGAGGGCGTACTGGCCGCCAAGACGGTCGGCGAGCTGGAGGTGTTCGTCCGGGATCTGCCCGCGGCGCACGAGCGGCGCGCGGCCCCCGCGTCCGCCCCCAGCCGGCCCACCGCCGGCGCGATCCCCGCCGACCCCGACGACAACGTCGTCGCGGTCTTCAGCAGCGCCGTCCGCAGGGGCCGCTGGCGCGCGGGCCGTCGTATCCACGCGTACGCGGTCTTCGGCAGCGTCGAGATCGACCTCACCGAGGCGCTCTTCGAGTACCAGCAGGTCGTGATCAAGGCGTTCTCGGTCTTCGGCAGCGTCGAGGTCCGGGTCCCGGAGAACGTGTCGCTGCGCGGCACGGGCGGCGCGGTGCTCGGCAGCTTCGAGGTGGACGCGCTCGACTCCCCCCAGTCCGACGCGCCGGTGGTCTATGTCGACGGGTGGGCGGTACTGGGCAGCATCGAAGGCCGGCCGAAGCGGGGCAAGCTCGTCGCCGACATTCTCGATCGGGTTCAGCACAAGGTCGACAAGGGTTTGCGCAAACACCTGGACCGTTGACGGTCGTGAACTCGCCATCGTCGACGGCGGAGGGTCCGGCGGTTGTGAACCCTGTGCATAGGCGCGCGCACAGCGGGTAGGCCTTGCTGCATCGTCTCTCGCTCGCGAAGCCGTCGTCAGGAGTAGACCCGTGCTGCAACCGCCGCATTCGTCCCTGCAGGTCGCTGCTGTCCCGGCCCAGCGGGTACCAGCGCCCGACAGGGACCAAGACGCTCCCTGGCATACCGAGGCGGTGTGCCGGCGCGACGAGGCAGGCCTGTTCTTCGCCCCCTCCAAGGAGCCCACAGCCGCCCGGCTCTCCCGCGAGCAAGCCGCGAAGCGCGTCTGTGCGCGCTGCCCCGTCATGGTGGAGTGTCGCGAACACGCCCTCCTGCAACCCGAGCCCTACGGCGTCTGGGGCGGCCTCACCGCCGCCGAACGCCGAGTGGTCCTCGCCCGACGCCGCCGCCGTGACGTGGAGCTGAAGAAGGCGGCACGGACAGCGGGCCGCATAGCGCAGGCGGGCTAGCCACCCCGGAAGAAGCGAGGGGCGCCCCCTCCGCACCGGGGGCGCCCCGCTTCTCTGCTTCTCCCACTCCGTGGGCGGCTACTTGGCCCGATCGAAGTCCACGGCGCTGTAAGCCCGCAGCTTGCTCAGCCGGTGCTCGGAGTCGATCCGCCGCACCGTCCCGGACTTCGACCGCATCACGATCGAGTCGGTGGTCGCGGTCTCCGACCGGTACCGAACCCCCCGCAGCAGCTCACCGTCGGTGATCCCGGTGGCGACGAAGAACACGTTCTCGCCGGTCACCAGGTCCTCGGTGGTCAGCACCCGGTCGAGATCGTGCCCGGCGTCGACCGCCCGCTGCCGCTCCTCGTCGTCCTTGGGCCACAGCTTGCCCTGGATGACTCCGCCCAGGCACTTCACGGCGCAGGCCGAGATGATGCCCTCGGGGGTGCCGCCGATGCCGAGCAGCAGGTCGATGCCGGTGCCCTCGCGCAGGGCGAGGATCGAGCCGGCGACGTCACCGTCGGAGATCAGCTTGATGCGCGCGCCGGTCTGCCGGATCTCCTCGATGATGCCCGCGTGCCGCGGCCGGTCCAGGATGACGACGGTGACGTCCTCCGGGGTGGCCCGCTTGGCCTTGGCGACCCGGCGGATGTTGACCTCGACGGGCGCGTTGATGTCGACGAACTCGGCGGCCTCCGGGCCGGTGACCAGCTTGTCCATGTAGAACACGGCGGAGGGGTCGAACATCGCGCCGCGCTCGGTGGCCGCGAGGACGGCGATCGCGTTCGGCATGCCCTTGGCCGTCAGCGTGGTGCCGTCGATCGGGTCGACCGCGATGTCGACCTCGGGCCCGGTCCCGTCACCGACGCGCTCGCCGTTGAAGAGCATCGGGGCCTCGTCCTTCTCGCCCTCGCCGATGACGACCACGCCGTTCATCGACACGGTGGAGACGAGGGTCCGCATGGCGCGCACCGCGGCACCGTCCGCGCCGTTCTTGTCGCCGCGTCCCACCCAGCGGCCCGCGGCCATGGCGGCGGCTTCGGTCACCCGGACCAGTTCCAGGGCGAGGTTGCGGTCGGGGGCTTCGGAGGGGACATCGAGTTCGGACGGCAAGTGATGATGCTCGGTCATCGGAGCGCACCTTTCTGACTGATACGACGACGGCCGGATGAGGGTTCGAGCCCCGACTCTATCGTCAGTCCGACAAAATGAGCAGGGGACCCCACGGATGAGCGCGTCGGGCACCTGCGACGATAGAGGGCGTGGCAGGTTCGAACGGCAAGCAGAAGACGGCCCGGGACATGATCCTCTCCCTGGGTCTGATCATGATCGCGGCGTGGGTCATATACCTCTTCATTCCCCACGATGACCGCGCTCCGGACGTCAAGCGAGTCGACTACCGTGTCGAGCTCCTCACGGCGCGCCGCGCGGCGTCGTACCCGGTGGCCGCGCCCGAAGGCCTGCCCGACACGTGGAAGGCGACCTCGGTGCGCTTCCAGGGCGCCGACTTCGACGCCTGGCACCTCGGTTTCCACGCCCCCGACGGGGAGTACGTGACGATCGAACAGTCCACTCAGAAGCGCTCGCAGTTCATCGACGAGGCCAGCCAGGGCTCGACCGCGACCAAGGTCACCGAGCAGATCGGCGGCCGCACCTGGACCCGCTACACCGGCGGCCGCTACGACGCGCTCGTCCTGCAGGACGCCGGCGGCTCGACCACGGTGGTGGCGGGCACGGGATCCTTCGAGCAGCTGTCGACGATGGCCGGGGCGCTGAAGCTGGCGTGAGCGCCTGACCGTACGACTACGAGTGAGGCCCCCGGCGTCATGGCGGTTTCTAGGGGTCGTTGCAACACGTGGTCGTGTTGATCAGGCCGCGAGCAGTTTATGCAGGCGCTCGGCCGGGGTTTCCCAGCCGAGCGTTTTGCGTGGGCGGCCGTTGAGCTCGGCGGCGACGGCGTCCAGGCGTTCGCGGGTGTGGACCGCGAGGTCGGTGCCCTTGGGGAAGTACTGCCGCAGCAGGCCGTTGGTGTTCTCGTTCGAGCCGCGCTGCCAGGGGCTGGCCGGGTCGCAGAAGTAGACCGGGATGTCGGTGGCCAGGGTGAAGGAGCCGTGGGCGGCCATCTCGGTGCCCTGGTCCCAGGTCAGTGACCGCACCAGGTGGGCGGGCAGGGTCCGGGCGGTTTCGACCAGGGCGTCGCGGACATGTTCGGCGGTTCGGCCGTGGGGCAGGTGCAGCAGCACCACGTAGCGGGTGGCGCGCTCGACCAGCGTGCCGATGGCGGAGGCACCGTCCTTGCCGATGATCAGGTCGCCTTCCCAGTGGCCGGGCACGGCCCGGTCCTCGGCTTCGGCGGGCCGTTCGCTGATCATGACCATCGGGGTGGAGAACCGCGGCTGGCGCTGCTGGGCCTGGCGGCGGGGCTTGCGGCGGGTGCGGCCCGAGCGGAGGGCTTTGGCCAGTTCGCGGCGGAGTTCGCCGCGTCCTTGGACGAAGAGGGCCTGGTAGACCGTTTCGTGGACCACGTGCATCTCCGGCCGCCGGGGGAACTGTGCCCGCAGAGCCTGGCAGATCTGCTCCGGGCTCCACCGTATGTCCAGGTGGTCCTGGATGAAGTCCCGCAGCTGCGGGTGCTGGCCGATCTTGCCGGTTTTGGGCCGGGGCCGGCGGGAGTCGGCGCGGGCCTGGGCGGCGAAGGGGCGGTACTGGCCGTTGCCGGGGTGCCGGTTGCGGCGGATCTCCCGGCTGATGGTGGACGGGCTGCGACCCAGCTCGGCGGCGATCGTGCGGACCGTGGCCTTCTCCCGCAGCCGGTCGGCGATGTGGATCC
Coding sequences within it:
- the fomD gene encoding cytidylyl-2-hydroxypropylphosphonate hydrolase, which codes for MADGGAVRRVGTGGAAAFWESGDRILWRYRENGGARFHIARPVTVVRDDEDVLAVWMAPGTECVRPVLADGTPLHQEPLHTRYTKPRTVQRDRWFGTGVLKLARPGEPWSVWLFWEPGWQFKNWYVNLELPLVRWAGGVDSEDHFLDICVYPDRSWGWRDEDEFAQAQQDGLMDATVAEQVREAGRRAVEVIGAWGSPFDEGWQTWRPDPSWAVPLLPEDWDRTPAHMST
- a CDS encoding class II fumarate hydratase, giving the protein MSDYRIEHDSMGEVRVPAHAKWRAQTQRAVENFPVSGQRIERAHIEALARIKGAAAKVNAELGVLDKEIAEAIQEAAGEAAEGRWDEHFPVDVFQTGSGTSSNMNTNEVIATLAGERLGREVHPNDHVNASQSSNDVFPSSIHIAATAAVTRDLIPALEHLAASLERKSEEFADVVKSGRTHLMDATPVTLGQEFGGYAAQVRYGVERLHASLPRLAELPLGGTAVGTGINTPPGFAAAVIEEVARVTGLPLTEARDHFEAQGARDGIVETSGQLRTIAVGLTKIANDLRWMASGPRTGLAEISLPDLQPGSSIMPGKVNPVIPEAVLMVAAQVVGNDATVATAGAAGNFELNVMLPVIAKNVLESVRLLANVSRLLADRTVDGIVAHRERAREYAESSPSVVTPLNRYIGYEEAAKVAKKALAERKTIRQTVLEGGYVERGDLTLQQLDEALDVLRMTHP
- a CDS encoding SigE family RNA polymerase sigma factor; translation: METDFHEFVAARSAALFRGALVLTGDREAAEDLVQETLEKACRKWRTIAAKDAPDAYVRRIMVNLANDRWRRFRRLTTTHHPEGGDTVAPRDEYGQVDSRDQLVRALQQLPMRMRTVVVLRYFDDLSDGEIAADLGITPSTVRSQLARGIEKLRSQFPALSGPSPRRHTEGIR
- a CDS encoding fumarate hydratase, which encodes MPEFEYTDLLPLGEDTTPYRLVTSEGVSTFEADGRTFLKVDPEALRKLAEEAIHDIQHYLRPAHLAQLRRIIDDPEASGNDKFVALDLLKNANIAAAGVLPMCQDTGTAIVMGKRGQNVLTEGGDEAALSRGIYDAYLNLNLRYSQMAPLTMWDEKNTGSNLPAQIELYATDGGAYKFLFMAKGGGSANKSFLYQETKAVLNEASMMKFLEEKIRSLGTAACPPYHLAIVVGGTSAEYALKTAKYASAHYLDEIPAEGSPLGHGFRDKELEEKVFELTQKIGIGAQFGGKYFCHDVRVVRLPRHGASCPVAIAVSCSADRQAVAKITAEGVFLEQLETDPARFLPDTTDEHLDESSDVVRIDLNQPMDDILAELTKYPVKTRLSLSGPLVVARDIAHAKIKERLDAGEEMPQYLKDHPVYYAGPAKTPEGYASGSFGPTTAGRMDSYVEQFQAAGGSKVMLAKGNRSQQVTDACGTHGGFYLGSIGGPAARLAQDCIKKVEVVEYEELGMEAVWKIEVEDFPAFVVVDDKGNDFFKDPAPAPTFTSIPVRGPGLV
- a CDS encoding DUF1707 SHOCT-like domain-containing protein, whose product is MDLQKQTAAPTPAAELRASDADRDRIADMLREALAEGRLTADEHAERVEGVLAAKTVGELEVFVRDLPAAHERRAAPASAPSRPTAGAIPADPDDNVVAVFSSAVRRGRWRAGRRIHAYAVFGSVEIDLTEALFEYQQVVIKAFSVFGSVEVRVPENVSLRGTGGAVLGSFEVDALDSPQSDAPVVYVDGWAVLGSIEGRPKRGKLVADILDRVQHKVDKGLRKHLDR
- a CDS encoding WhiB family transcriptional regulator — protein: MLQPPHSSLQVAAVPAQRVPAPDRDQDAPWHTEAVCRRDEAGLFFAPSKEPTAARLSREQAAKRVCARCPVMVECREHALLQPEPYGVWGGLTAAERRVVLARRRRRDVELKKAARTAGRIAQAG
- the glpX gene encoding class II fructose-bisphosphatase translates to MTEHHHLPSELDVPSEAPDRNLALELVRVTEAAAMAAGRWVGRGDKNGADGAAVRAMRTLVSTVSMNGVVVIGEGEKDEAPMLFNGERVGDGTGPEVDIAVDPIDGTTLTAKGMPNAIAVLAATERGAMFDPSAVFYMDKLVTGPEAAEFVDINAPVEVNIRRVAKAKRATPEDVTVVILDRPRHAGIIEEIRQTGARIKLISDGDVAGSILALREGTGIDLLLGIGGTPEGIISACAVKCLGGVIQGKLWPKDDEERQRAVDAGHDLDRVLTTEDLVTGENVFFVATGITDGELLRGVRYRSETATTDSIVMRSKSGTVRRIDSEHRLSKLRAYSAVDFDRAK
- a CDS encoding DUF4245 domain-containing protein; translated protein: MAGSNGKQKTARDMILSLGLIMIAAWVIYLFIPHDDRAPDVKRVDYRVELLTARRAASYPVAAPEGLPDTWKATSVRFQGADFDAWHLGFHAPDGEYVTIEQSTQKRSQFIDEASQGSTATKVTEQIGGRTWTRYTGGRYDALVLQDAGGSTTVVAGTGSFEQLSTMAGALKLA
- a CDS encoding IS30 family transposase — its product is MEFEIRKVRTVAQGRRQLVREREEYFRLMDQGLSSLEACRRVGINTRTGKRWRNGRNPSGRHKAAPPIKAVAPPPGPSRYLREADRIHIADRLREKATVRTIAAELGRSPSTISREIRRNRHPGNGQYRPFAAQARADSRRPRPKTGKIGQHPQLRDFIQDHLDIRWSPEQICQALRAQFPRRPEMHVVHETVYQALFVQGRGELRRELAKALRSGRTRRKPRRQAQQRQPRFSTPMVMISERPAEAEDRAVPGHWEGDLIIGKDGASAIGTLVERATRYVVLLHLPHGRTAEHVRDALVETARTLPAHLVRSLTWDQGTEMAAHGSFTLATDIPVYFCDPASPWQRGSNENTNGLLRQYFPKGTDLAVHTRERLDAVAAELNGRPRKTLGWETPAERLHKLLAA